In the Natrinema amylolyticum genome, one interval contains:
- a CDS encoding TAXI family TRAP transporter solute-binding subunit, producing the protein MAHERKYSDSSTTRRSLLAATGVGAATALAGCSGSDSSQTTVRMRTSTSSTTAYGANQGLASAVNDQTDDLFVEAKTSQGTEANIGALQSEDAEMVYIQNWSAYDVQQGNDPFGELDFEMTQIFHYYDLPWFFITNDADLETLSDIGPDTAVSPTPSGSGTAPALERALGYATDDYERVSVGYGGQGNAMNENQLDVGVGTLMNFVANPAWLQEIASTVDLKVLDVEDSTAQAWADDERLLSQSVDTGQIDGADTPGEIPAPTFAYNFVSRGDLDYDTVYDFLEAMHEQKDELADYHALLGTFAEDSFWVKNMYDGVPFHPAAADFYEELGVWSEDFERADE; encoded by the coding sequence ATGGCGCACGAACGAAAGTACAGCGACAGCAGTACGACTCGGCGATCACTTCTCGCGGCAACTGGCGTCGGAGCGGCAACGGCACTGGCCGGCTGTTCGGGAAGCGACAGCAGTCAGACGACCGTCCGAATGCGGACGTCGACCTCGAGCACGACGGCCTACGGTGCGAACCAGGGGCTCGCGAGCGCGGTTAACGACCAGACGGACGACCTCTTCGTCGAAGCCAAGACGAGCCAGGGCACGGAAGCGAACATCGGCGCGCTCCAGAGCGAAGACGCCGAGATGGTGTACATCCAGAACTGGTCGGCCTACGACGTCCAACAGGGCAACGACCCCTTCGGTGAGCTCGACTTCGAGATGACGCAGATCTTCCACTACTACGACCTGCCGTGGTTCTTCATCACCAACGATGCGGACCTCGAAACGCTGTCGGATATCGGCCCCGACACGGCAGTGTCGCCGACACCGAGCGGCTCCGGGACTGCACCCGCCCTCGAGAGGGCGCTCGGATATGCGACCGACGACTACGAGCGCGTCAGCGTCGGTTACGGTGGCCAGGGCAACGCGATGAACGAGAACCAGCTCGACGTCGGCGTCGGGACGCTGATGAACTTCGTGGCGAACCCGGCCTGGCTCCAAGAGATCGCCAGCACGGTCGATTTGAAAGTTCTCGACGTCGAGGACTCGACCGCCCAAGCGTGGGCAGACGACGAGCGGCTGCTCTCCCAGTCCGTCGACACCGGCCAGATCGACGGCGCGGACACACCGGGCGAGATCCCCGCTCCGACGTTCGCATACAACTTCGTCTCGCGCGGTGACCTCGACTACGACACCGTCTACGACTTCCTCGAGGCGATGCACGAACAGAAGGACGAACTCGCGGACTACCACGCCCTGCTGGGGACCTTCGCGGAGGATTCGTTCTGGGTCAAGAACATGTACGACGGCGTTCCGTTCCATCCGGCCGCGGCCGACTTCTACGAGGAACTGGGCGTCTGGAGCGAGGACTTCGAGCGCGCCGACGAGTAG
- a CDS encoding acyl-CoA dehydrogenase family protein, whose amino-acid sequence MLDFVQLEEDLGQEERMIRDTAREFVEEHVKPDIGEHFEQGTFPKELIPKMGELGFYAPNLEGYGSPNVSETAYGLLMQELEAGDSGLRSMASVQGALVMYPIHAYGSEEQKEEWLPDMGRGEAIGCFGLTEPEHGSNPSAMETRAERDGDGYVLNGSKTWITNSPIADVAIVWARDKSAEDDPVRGFLVETDRDGVTTNKIDDKLSLRASITGEIGLNGVHVPEENVLPGVTGMKGPLSCLTQARYGIAWGAVGAARDCFEEARQYAKDRDQFGGPIGRFQLQQRKLAEMGTQITLAQLLAHRLAELKERGEMRPQHVSMSKRNNVRTARDQARIAREMLGGNGITTDYSPMRHMANMETVYTYEGTHDIHTLVLGEEFTGIPAYQ is encoded by the coding sequence ATGCTGGATTTCGTTCAGCTCGAGGAAGACCTCGGCCAAGAAGAGCGGATGATCCGGGACACGGCCCGGGAATTCGTCGAAGAACACGTCAAGCCCGACATCGGTGAGCACTTCGAGCAGGGAACGTTCCCGAAGGAACTCATTCCGAAGATGGGCGAACTCGGCTTCTACGCTCCCAATCTCGAGGGCTACGGCTCGCCGAACGTCTCGGAGACGGCCTACGGGCTCCTGATGCAGGAACTCGAGGCGGGCGACTCGGGGCTGCGCTCGATGGCGTCGGTCCAGGGAGCGCTCGTCATGTACCCGATTCACGCCTACGGGAGCGAGGAGCAGAAAGAGGAGTGGCTGCCGGACATGGGGCGAGGCGAGGCGATCGGCTGTTTCGGCCTCACCGAACCCGAACACGGCTCGAATCCGTCGGCGATGGAGACCCGCGCCGAGCGCGACGGCGACGGCTACGTCCTCAACGGCTCGAAGACGTGGATCACGAACTCGCCGATCGCCGACGTCGCCATCGTCTGGGCGCGCGACAAATCGGCCGAGGACGACCCCGTTCGCGGGTTCCTCGTCGAGACCGACCGCGACGGCGTCACGACGAACAAGATCGACGACAAACTCTCGCTGCGAGCCTCGATCACGGGCGAGATCGGGCTGAACGGCGTCCACGTGCCCGAGGAGAACGTCCTCCCCGGCGTCACCGGCATGAAGGGGCCGCTGTCCTGTCTCACGCAGGCCCGCTACGGCATCGCCTGGGGCGCCGTCGGCGCGGCGCGAGACTGCTTCGAGGAGGCCCGCCAGTACGCGAAGGACCGCGACCAGTTCGGCGGCCCGATCGGTCGGTTCCAGCTCCAACAGCGCAAGCTCGCGGAGATGGGCACCCAGATCACGCTGGCGCAACTGCTGGCCCACCGACTCGCCGAACTCAAAGAGCGCGGCGAGATGCGACCGCAGCACGTCTCGATGTCGAAGCGGAACAACGTCCGAACGGCCCGCGATCAGGCGCGGATCGCCCGCGAGATGCTCGGCGGTAACGGCATCACGACGGACTATTCGCCGATGCGTCACATGGCCAACATGGAGACGGTCTACACCTACGAGGGCACTCACGACATCCACACGCTCGTCCTCGGCGAGGAGTTCACCGGCATCCCCGCCTACCAGTAG
- a CDS encoding IclR family transcriptional regulator, which yields MDTAGNGDEADGTGVSTTRKTFAILEALKTEEGVTIADLTERTDLSKSTVYRHLTTLTDLGYVVERDGEYYVGFRFVELGEQARSRRVGYTAAKRAVFELGQETDERAVFMVEEDDEAVYVHRYGSLSNTLIGHRRPLHSMASGKVILAERDDDAVSDYIDDVGLEALTPNTITDPDALFEDLERIRDRGYGVNDQEHMDGLRGVAVPVYTPEDDFLGSLGIFGPTSRFSDEYVHDDLSARLRDKAGEIRVTLAYG from the coding sequence ATGGACACGGCGGGAAACGGAGACGAGGCCGACGGGACGGGCGTCTCGACGACGCGGAAAACGTTCGCAATCCTCGAGGCACTCAAAACGGAGGAGGGAGTCACGATCGCGGACCTTACCGAGCGAACGGACCTCTCCAAGAGCACCGTCTATCGCCACCTCACGACGCTGACCGATCTGGGCTACGTGGTCGAGCGCGACGGGGAGTACTACGTAGGCTTCCGGTTCGTCGAACTCGGCGAACAGGCTCGCTCCCGGAGAGTGGGATACACGGCCGCCAAGCGAGCGGTGTTCGAACTCGGCCAGGAGACCGACGAACGAGCGGTCTTCATGGTCGAAGAGGACGACGAGGCCGTCTACGTCCACCGATACGGCAGCCTCTCGAACACGCTGATCGGGCACCGCCGGCCGCTCCACTCGATGGCGTCGGGCAAGGTCATTCTCGCAGAGCGGGACGACGACGCGGTTTCCGACTACATCGACGACGTCGGTCTCGAGGCGCTCACGCCGAACACGATCACCGATCCCGACGCGCTGTTCGAGGACCTCGAACGGATCCGCGATCGGGGGTACGGGGTGAACGATCAGGAACACATGGACGGGCTCCGCGGGGTCGCCGTTCCCGTGTATACGCCCGAGGACGACTTTCTCGGGTCGTTGGGCATCTTCGGACCGACCAGTCGATTCTCCGACGAGTACGTTCACGACGACCTCTCGGCCCGACTCCGAGACAAGGCCGGTGAGATCAGAGTGACGCTCGCCTACGGCTAA